cacagcagacattgtgggctagtttAGGACAACTGTGGTGCACGTATTGCGCAAAATTTTACGTGGCGCCATTACATCattacgttatataggtatgcacgtcagctttgacatcggtttttccCATCAGCGTTAAACTTGACATTGGCTGATAcagatgttggcatttttagctaatattggcCAATTCCGATATATGATGCATCCCTACTAATAACCCATCTGAAACTGCCCGACTATATGTGATAAGTGAAAATCTGGAGGCCCACACCCGACCCGCTAATATAGAAAATAAGCTGTCAGACTTTTTCGcaccaattggtagttacagtcttgtccgtacggcagttgcagcgatgggactcgggagaggagaaggtcgagagccatgcgccGTTCTAAACACGACCCTGTTCGCTTAACCTTgaaaccaatgtgtcggaggaaacacattACAACTGCCGATCGAAGTCaacgtgcatgcgcccggcctgccacgaGGAGTCGCGCGATGGGACAAAGACATCACggccggccaaaccttcccctaatccagacaacgctgggccaattgtggccgcctcatgggtctcccggtcgcggccggctgcgacacagccttgGATTTTTactcaggtctgtagtgacgcctcaagcactgcagtaACTTAAAcaactgcgccactcaggaagcCCTAGCCAAAAAAATTGGACAGTGGATGACGGATATTTTTTTGCCTTAtttatgtttctgcttataatttccgacatttcgTTAGGCTACTTGTTACGCAACTTGTCTATAACTAGATACATGCAGCTTAAATTCTCTTATGTCATTATATGTAGCCCTAGAAGACcaaataaacccttgctcaccagaaaGAATgtttcaatctagttgacattaGTAAAGTTCTGTTATCTCTGCTTCTtttgaagagcaagatgtttagggactggggagaaaatgcaataacgAATAAAATGGGAAAGATTTTTTGTGCATCATTTccaaattatactgaacaaaaatgataaacacaacatgtgaagtgtcagttccatgtttcatgagctgaaattgtgcataaatttgtttaaatccccgttagtgagcatttctcctttaccaagataattcatcaacctgacaggtgtggcatatcaagaagctgattaaacagcaggatcattacacaggtccaccttgtgctggggacaataaaaggcaactctgcagttgtcacaacacaatgccagatgTCTGCTAGTCAACGCGCTCCACCCCCTGCCCCGgataaaacaaaaaatagaaacgATACAATCTTCTATCAACGATGTTTGGACAGGTTGATGGGACGATGTGTCATTTCAGACGTCGCCCAATCCTATTAGCGCCTCACAGCCATCACACATAACATAGCCGGTAATGCCATGATCCTCTTCTACAACGTCACCAAATCTTTTGGCTTACGCACTAATGCCAGATAGCCAAAAATAATTCaagaaaaacctcaatgtagcctgTAGATACACATATATAGAGTATACCAAACagagtttacccccccccccctttagcccttagaacagcctcaattcatcaacCAAAACCAAACATGGAGTCCATGTTTTCATCACTTTGCACGTACACCAGCTCTTGTTTCACACCCGTTTGTCTAgctcacatatgtcagagtcaaggcccgcgggccacatccggcccgcaagaaggttttttacggcccctgggatgatcttgatttattattagaaccggcccgcagcaagccggcagcccgcagatcttttacacgcaccaatactacatttcccacaatgcaaaggtgacgcaccgagcagtaggctgcttcatttcaatatttattggcacagcagtcgtcagcatcacagtaaaattaactttcagatacccatcaaaaatggcaaaacggaaggtggatactgagaaccgggggtttcaaacaaggtgggagtcggagtatatgttcacgaaggtagctggaaaacctgtgtgtcttctgtgtggagaaagtgtggcggtactgaaagagtataatctgagacgacattatgaaacgaaacacgcggacacacacgcggacgcaactgtcaaggccagttttattttggcagaagagatcgctaaatcagcccggccatttacggagggggatttcatcaaaaactgcatgattaaagtttgtgacgaagtttgcccagaaaaaaggcaactctttttaaatgtgagtctgagcagaaacaccattgccgagagagtagaccagttgtccatcaatctaaaagagcagcttgtgaaaaagggaaaagattttattgcatattccttggctgtggatgagagcaccgacatttctgacattgcccagttgtcaattttcatccgcggagtggactccaacctaagcgtgacagaggagtttttggctttacgtcctatgcatggcacaactacggggcatgatttgtatgaagaggtgtcaagatgtgtaaatgagatggagctgccttgggaaaaactcgtgggtttgacaaccgacggagcacctgcgatgtgtggacacaggagcggactggtggcgaagatacgggaaaagatgcaagaggaaaacgcgacaggtgagctgacagcttatcattgtatcatacaccaggaagcgttgtgcggtaaagccttgaaaatggagcatgtaatgagcatcatcacgcgcacagttaactttatcagagccaaaggtttgaatcaccgccagttcaaggcatttctgacggagttagaaacggagcatggtgatttgccttatcacacagaggtgcgatggctaagccagggaaaggtgcttcaaagatgtttcgagcttcgtgaggagatttgtctgttcttggacagcaaagggaaagacacaacacaactccgagacgaaatgtttctgtgtgaaatggcttttctgtgtgacattacgagtcatctgaatgcaataaacttgcagctgcagggtcgggatcgtgtcatctctgatatgtacagtacagtgaaggcatttaaaaccaaactgactctgtgggagacgcagatgcggaaagaaaatttgagccactttcccagctgccagaccatgaaagagaagctctctaccagtgcgttcccgagcacacagttggctgataaaataggtatgcttgccgctgactttcgacgccgatttgctgactttgaagcacaaaaaagcaggttggaactgctcggtaacccatttgctgttgacgtggaaagctcaccaccaaacctccaaatggagttgattgacctccaatgcaatgatgcactgagggcaaaatatgcggcagtgggtgctgcggagttcgcccgtttcctccccggcacaatgccccagctgcgcatccaggctgctcaaacgttgtctatgtttggcagcacatacctgtgtgaacaactgttttctttgatgaacctgaacaaaacatcacacagaagtcgacttactgctgaacacctccactcaattctgaggatttcttcagctcagagccttaccccgaacattgatgaacttgtggaaaagatgggacaccaccaagtatcaccctcaacctcaaacaagtgaacattactgtgcaatcacatatttagagtttttactcagttcaagtttaaaagttaaaatttaatatttgttttcactgcatgttacttctccttaaacaaagtgttgtttttgattaatagatttttgcactttatttttttgtatttcaatccaattatattttaaaaatatttcagttgagtggatgatagaaaattgctattattgttttttctttgaagtaaatttagcccacttttgctaaaatagaaaatatagtctactgatggtgccttgaataccggtttctttcatttaatgttcatgttatggggatatttatataaaggaaatttgtcttttgtgtctgttgaaaattaaagattactgacagagccataagaaaatattgctttatttatctgatcatattgtaatatatttgttaggttttcagtaggttcaattaggttcactagactatatgcgtcatttaaaaatgtttcaatgaacattcgaacagtccggccctcgtcttgtagctgatttttttatttggccctccgtccatttgactttgacacccctggtctagctAATCAGCCTCGCAACATGGGTACCATGCTACAGCAGACGGGAAATAGAGGAAACGTATTGGCGCAAAGCCAGAAGAAAGCATTGACATCCATATTAGATTTTGATTTGGGGAGGGGGTAGCATCTTAAAGGTGGATTTAATAAGTTTCTTGTTCACTGCTCAGCGATGCAATCGGCAATTGAAACACTACAATTTTATGGATGTTGCAAGCAGGTACTGTCATTTGACCATGACTTAACTCACACGATGTCGCTATGGAATGCCCTTAGACCTAGACTCATTAAGTAATAATCAGAGGTCTAATATTGGGCTAACCTCATGGATAAGGAGTGGGCTCCATAAATAGGGAGCAAGTGATCAGATAATCCCAAACAATGTTACTTAGGAACACGACATGTATTAGTACTCACCCCTAACCACAGGCAAACTTTGTCGGTGGGCAGTACTGAAGCCTTGCAGTAAACGTTGTCAGCCAATAGGAAGTGTGTCTCCATAGGGTCTGTGGTTTCCTATAGGATGAGGGATTTGTAAAGCAAACAAAGCAACTCAACACCACATACGTTGCACTCCACTGATCTTGAATGCAGTTAGTGATCAACAGCTTATAGTGATCAAATTGTCCTGCAAGGATGTAATCACTGTAATACCCATTCCAGACAGAAGATGTGGTATATTACCTGTAAGAATATAAGGCAATGTTTATCTGACCCCCTTTCAAACAGCAACTTATTTACCACTCTTATATACCACATAACTGGCAAATTAAGGGGGGTAAAGGGTGTTAAACCATGGGGGGTGTTTGCATTACAAATTAGGGAGGTATCAAACAACGGAAATGTATTTACCTGCAAAAACTTTGAGAACCACCATACAGACCTGATACCggtaatatttttttaaaccttaatctaacgaggcaagtcagttaagaacagatccttattttcaatgacgacctaggaacagtgggttaactgccttgttcaggggcagaacgacagatttttaccttgtcagctcgggatttgatcttgcaacctttcggttactcgtccaacgctctaaccaccaggctacctgccacccctatttTGGTTACAGTGTCTGTGAAAATGCAGGAATCATGACTAGGTCTTCAGGTGGCTTTTAATTGGCCATGTTTTTTACCCCCTACCCCACTCAGATATATCAAAAAGTAGGTAAAAGGGAAGCAGGCATGGTAAACTTGTGGGATCTTTGTCTGTCTATGAAAAGGGTATAAGAGGAGTGCACTGGCTGCACTGTATGCTGTTTACCTTCTTCTTCTGCATGTGTCGTAGGATTTCTAAAGTCTGCTTGATCTGTGGGATCTGGCTTTTCAACCTGGGTACAGCAGAGAGAAACACCATAGAAGCAGAACTATAACACTATCACATATTTATCCATCAAAAACTCAGGGTCATCCTATCAGCTAAATAAAGCTAATGATATCACCTCAGAAGACAACGCAATAGCACACTAGTTTGTAGATTGGCAAATTCCTCTCTTCTGGGAATATTGGTAGCTAAACTTGAAACAATGGAACCAGTGGAATAGTCCAACACGTGCAATCCCACAATAACATGCCAGGCAAACCAAATCAAGCATTTTGCTGTTTTGACATTTGACTAGTTACCGTTAATAACTTATGCTGTATATTAGTTACCTTTGTTTCTTCTGGGCCAGGTTGAGCTCCATGTATTTATATTTCTGGTATTGCTCATCCAGTTTTCTCAAGACGGCGTCTGCAGTGTCGTTCCCTGGTTGCTTCATAAACGACTCGACATCCTCCTACAAAGGTTGAcataacgttaactagctaggtTACGCGTTAGCTTTCAGACGAGTCATTCACATAGCACAGTAAACTTATTGTGAGCACACAAGATTGCTGAAGAAAGGCCGTTTCACTACCTTTGGATGACAATATACATCCGATAGATAGTTAGCTAGGCCTAATAGGCTTCCTAGGCGTCATTTCCCTAAAAGGATGTGAATGAACATAGCTAGCGAACATTCGTGACAGGCTAGCCTAGAGGCTGGACAGCGTCAATTACACATTCGAGAGTGTTATTTCATATAGTATAATGGCCACAATGTATATAATTCATATTTTACACACCACAAATATTGCTTCGGGGATTCCgagatgttttttctttgtcgCCTGTACGGCATTGCAGCTGTCTATGGTCGTCGCCATCTTGGAAAAGACTCAACTCCCTCCTTCGTTACGTAGAAGTTGGGCGTTACCGAATTAAGACTTGCTGGTCTTGAAACTTGAGACAAGTCCTTGTCGGTGCAAGAGTGGTCATAAAATGGGAAAGAAATGCGGCCAAATCTGAacatttgagagagagacagagtctaaCTCGGACAAAACTGGTAGGCCTGTACTCTGCGCAATTGCCAGGTGAAAAGCAGCCTTTTATTGTAGAGATTTTTACTCAAACACTTGAATGAGAAAAGGCTGACATGAAAACTGGTCAATTTAACACTAACTATGGGGGAATAACCGCTTATTGTAAGGTCTACACAATGTCTCCCCCTTGTGGGAGTAAGAATAATTTGTTAACTTTATGACCAGTATTTCTTAGTTTTTTTGTTCTACGGGTTATTAATGGGATGGACATCCTTTTGACTTGCATATCCTTAGTAAACGCTTATATTAGCATAACAAGGTTTTTGGTAGAAGTTTATGTCTATCTCtttgttcagttcatgtcaggGATATTCGTCATTTACTCAAACGTAAGGCTATTTTCCTGTATTGCAAACGGTTTAATGCAGGCTTTTACATTCTACAAGAGACTCATGCTTGTTCTTCCGTTCTATCTTTTTGGAAAAATCAACGGGGTAACGATATCTGGTTATCATATGGCAACAACCACTCTGCATGTCAAGCATTTTCAAGATGTCCATTTAAAAGGGAAGGTCATCAGTAGTAAGACCCCCCACTCTGGACGTTGGTTAATTTTAACAGTGAATTTCAAcagtgaaatgtctttattaggGAATATTTGTGCATCCAACAACAAACAACATGATATTATTTCAAGAATTTGAAGAAGAGATTAATAGAGTGATAGGTGTATTTCAGGATATCAAAATGATCTTAGGTGGAGATTTTAATTCTGTATCtaatgtgatgattgacagatATCCCTCTCCTAACAGATCCAGCATTGTCAATCCTGAGTTTAATAATCTATGTCTTGGTTTAGTTTATGTGGAGATctaaatatcctgataaaaaggACTACACTTGGAGTAACAAGGACATGTCCAGACAGTCAAGAATTGACTTCTGGTTGATTACTAATTCATTCGATAACGCTGTAGTAACGGTATCCATTGAACCATCCATTCTTACTGATCATAAAGTTATATTCGTATCTTTAAATTTTTTATGGATCTGAAATTAATAAACCAAATCTGTTATTGGAAACTCAATAGTAGACTGTTGGAAGATGATCATTTCAAGATGGATGCCAAAGATATTATACAAGAAACATATTTGGACCTTCCTCCAGTTAAGTCTTATGGAAAATATTGGGAATTAATAAGGTATGAAATAAGACAAACAGTCATGAAGAGAGGTAAAGAAATCGCTGAACTTAAAAGATTGAGGGAAGATAAACTTAAGGAAATACATTCCCTAATCTCTATGGAGGACCTTGATGAAGAAGGAAAGGGTTGGTTATTTTCTTTTCAACTAGAAATGGACTGAATGTATGAAGAGAGCAAAAGGGGCATTTGTAAGATAAAGAAGGAGATGGTTGGAGGAGGGTGAAAAAAACACATCATACTTTTACAATTTAGAGAGAAAAACATCTGAATTTACC
This Oncorhynchus clarkii lewisi isolate Uvic-CL-2024 chromosome 21, UVic_Ocla_1.0, whole genome shotgun sequence DNA region includes the following protein-coding sequences:
- the LOC139378805 gene encoding prefoldin subunit 3; translated protein: MATTIDSCNAVQATKKKHLGIPEAIFVEDVESFMKQPGNDTADAVLRKLDEQYQKYKYMELNLAQKKQRLKSQIPQIKQTLEILRHMQKKKETTDPMETHFLLADNVYCKASVLPTDKVCLWLGANVMLEYDIDEAQSLLEKNLATASRNLDSLEEDLDFLRDQFTTTEVNMARVYNWDVKRRSKDNLLKSVEKS